A part of Olleya sp. Bg11-27 genomic DNA contains:
- a CDS encoding argininosuccinate synthase — translation MSQSDRKGKLVIAYSGGLDTSYCAVSLSRAGYDVHAVSVNTGGFSDEEIQTIEANAYKMGVSTYKNIDAIASYYDKVIKYLIFGNVLKNNTYPLSVSAERIIQAIEIIEYAKSIDAEYIAHGSTGAGNDQVRFDMIFQTLAPHIKIITPIRDGSLSRQQEIDYLKENGIEASWEKAKYSVNKGLWGTSVGGEETLTSEKPLPESAYPSQLKHAEEEKVALTFLKGELVAVNGIENASDVNIEVLNNLASAYAIGRDIHVGDTIVGIKGRVGFEAAAALVIIKAHHLLEKHTLTKWQLQHKDYMSNFYGMHLHEGQYLDPVMRNMEAFLQSSQDKVSGDVFVTLKPYHFTVDGISSKHDLMNAKFGSYGEENKGWTAEEAKGFIKIVGNQNKIYQQVNN, via the coding sequence ATGTCACAAAGTGACAGAAAGGGAAAATTAGTAATAGCATATAGTGGTGGATTAGATACATCCTATTGCGCAGTAAGTTTAAGTAGAGCAGGATATGATGTGCACGCGGTAAGTGTAAATACGGGTGGCTTTTCTGATGAAGAAATTCAAACCATCGAAGCAAATGCCTACAAGATGGGCGTGTCGACCTATAAGAACATCGACGCTATTGCATCGTATTATGATAAAGTGATTAAGTATTTAATCTTCGGAAATGTTTTAAAGAACAACACCTATCCTTTATCTGTAAGTGCAGAACGTATTATTCAAGCAATCGAAATTATCGAATATGCAAAAAGTATTGATGCCGAATATATCGCACACGGAAGCACAGGAGCAGGAAACGATCAAGTACGTTTTGATATGATTTTTCAAACGTTGGCACCACATATTAAAATCATCACGCCCATTAGAGATGGAAGTTTAAGTAGACAACAAGAAATTGATTACTTAAAAGAAAACGGTATTGAAGCTTCTTGGGAAAAGGCAAAGTATTCTGTTAATAAAGGACTTTGGGGAACTAGTGTTGGTGGAGAAGAAACATTGACATCAGAAAAACCATTACCAGAAAGTGCTTATCCTTCGCAATTAAAACATGCGGAAGAAGAGAAAGTTGCATTAACCTTTTTAAAAGGAGAATTGGTTGCTGTTAATGGAATTGAAAACGCATCAGACGTAAATATTGAAGTGTTAAACAATCTGGCGTCTGCGTATGCAATTGGTAGAGATATTCACGTTGGAGATACAATAGTTGGTATTAAAGGACGTGTTGGTTTTGAAGCTGCTGCTGCTTTGGTGATAATAAAAGCACACCATTTATTAGAAAAGCATACACTAACAAAATGGCAATTACAGCACAAAGATTATATGTCAAATTTCTACGGAATGCATTTGCATGAAGGGCAATATTTAGACCCTGTAATGCGTAACATGGAAGCCTTTTTACAAAGCAGCCAAGACAAAGTGTCGGGAGATGTTTTTGTGACCTTAAAACCATACCATTTTACTGTAGACGGAATCAGTTCTAAGCATGATTTAATGAATGCGAAGTTTGGAAGTTATGGCGAAGAAAATAAAGGTTGGACGGCTGAAGAAGCTAAAGGGTTTATCAAAATTGTAGGAAACCAAAATAAGATTTATCAACAAGTAAATAATTAA
- the proC gene encoding pyrroline-5-carboxylate reductase, which yields MKIAIIGTGNLGKSIAKGLITNNAITTLYLTKRNLEGIQEFEGYKNVHLTTDNTEAVRQSDIIISAVQPAHFEQILNDIKPELTEKHVLISTITGFLIPKIEAQVGADKFIIRAMPNTAIAVGKSMTCLCSNVQGAKRIKIAEAIFNRLGHSLSIPESQMQAATVVCASGVAFWMRLIRATTQAAIQLGFDAKEAQELAMYTSEGAASLLITNGNHPEEEIDRVTTPKGCTIEGLNEMEHKGLSSSLIQGMIASFNKISNIKEEQI from the coding sequence ATGAAAATAGCAATTATAGGAACAGGAAACTTAGGGAAATCCATCGCAAAAGGATTAATAACCAACAATGCGATTACCACTTTGTATCTAACGAAAAGAAATCTAGAGGGCATTCAAGAATTTGAGGGGTATAAAAATGTGCATTTAACGACGGATAATACCGAAGCTGTAAGGCAATCTGATATCATCATTTCTGCAGTGCAACCAGCGCATTTTGAGCAAATATTGAATGACATTAAGCCAGAATTAACAGAGAAGCACGTCTTGATTTCGACCATTACAGGTTTTCTAATTCCTAAGATTGAAGCGCAAGTTGGAGCAGATAAATTTATTATTCGTGCGATGCCGAATACTGCGATTGCAGTTGGTAAATCCATGACGTGTTTGTGTAGTAATGTGCAAGGTGCAAAACGTATTAAAATCGCTGAGGCTATTTTTAACCGTTTAGGACATTCGTTAAGTATTCCGGAAAGTCAAATGCAAGCAGCCACTGTGGTTTGCGCGAGTGGTGTTGCGTTTTGGATGCGTTTAATTAGAGCGACAACACAAGCTGCTATTCAGTTAGGGTTTGATGCTAAAGAAGCACAAGAATTAGCGATGTATACTAGTGAAGGCGCTGCGAGCTTATTGATTACCAATGGGAATCATCCAGAAGAGGAAATAGATCGTGTAACCACGCCAAAAGGGTGTACGATTGAAGGTTTGAATGAGATGGAACACAAAGGATTGAGTTCGTCTTTAATACAAGGTATGATTGCCTCGTTTAACAAGATTAGTAACATTAAAGAAGAGCAGATATGA
- a CDS encoding N-acetylornithine carbamoyltransferase, with protein sequence MKKYTEIKDISNLQEIINDAILLKKNPFKFEDLGKHKTLVMLFFNSSLRTRLSTEKAVKNLGMDVMILNVNDAWNLEFEDGTIMNANTSEHIKEAAQVISQYGDVIAVRAFPSLTDKKKDESEFVMNSFIKYATVPIVNMESATAHPLQALADAITITELSKKAKPKVVLSWAPHPKALPQAVANSFVEMMQNMDVDLTITHPEGYELSEAISRKTPINHNQEEALKDADFVYVKNWSNYKDYGKVLSQDENWMMTKAKLGNAKFMHCLPVRRNVVVEDAVLDGEQSVVIQQANNRTFAAQIVLKQILEEL encoded by the coding sequence ATGAAAAAATACACCGAAATAAAAGACATATCAAATCTTCAAGAAATTATAAACGACGCGATTTTACTAAAAAAGAACCCTTTTAAATTCGAAGATTTAGGAAAACATAAAACATTAGTCATGCTGTTTTTTAATTCCAGTTTACGAACGCGATTAAGTACAGAAAAGGCTGTAAAAAACTTAGGAATGGATGTGATGATTTTAAACGTAAATGACGCTTGGAACTTAGAGTTTGAAGATGGAACAATCATGAATGCAAACACCTCAGAACACATTAAAGAGGCTGCGCAAGTGATTTCGCAATATGGAGATGTGATTGCTGTAAGAGCATTCCCAAGTTTAACAGATAAGAAAAAAGACGAGTCTGAATTTGTAATGAATAGTTTCATAAAATACGCAACAGTGCCAATTGTAAATATGGAGAGTGCAACTGCTCATCCTTTACAGGCATTAGCAGATGCTATTACTATAACTGAATTATCTAAAAAAGCGAAACCAAAAGTAGTCTTGTCTTGGGCGCCACATCCAAAAGCATTGCCACAAGCGGTTGCAAATTCGTTTGTAGAAATGATGCAAAATATGGATGTCGATTTAACCATTACACATCCGGAAGGTTATGAATTGAGTGAAGCAATTTCGAGAAAAACACCAATAAATCACAATCAAGAAGAGGCTTTAAAAGATGCCGATTTTGTCTATGTGAAAAACTGGAGTAATTATAAAGACTATGGAAAAGTGCTTAGTCAGGATGAGAATTGGATGATGACAAAAGCGAAGTTGGGTAATGCAAAATTTATGCATTGCTTACCTGTAAGACGTAATGTGGTTGTGGAAGATGCGGTTTTGGATGGTGAGCAATCAGTGGTTATCCAACAAGCAAATAATAGGACTTTTGCTGCGCAAATTGTTTTGAAGCAGATTCTGGAGGAATTGTAA
- a CDS encoding aspartate aminotransferase family protein gives MSLFNVYPLFDITPVKAEDVFVYDENNTKYLDLYGGHAVISIGHSHPKYVTAISDQVAKLGFYSNSIQNPLQVQLADKLEQLSGCKNYELFLCNSGAEANENALKLASFHNGKKKVVAFKNGFHGRTSAAVAATDNTKIIAPINAQQEVEILELGDLEGVEKALAKNDVCAVIIECIQGVGGLDESTAAFYEALDELCKKYNTCFIADEVQSGFGRTGDFFAFQKYNVTPDIISIAKGMGNGFPIGGILIHPNIKASFGLLGTTFGGNHLACVASLTVLEVIEEEHLMQNAKDISAYFIEKAKGISSIKNIKGRGLMLGLEFDFPIAELRKKLIFEHKIFTGSAKNPNLLRILPPLTIKKEHVDLLFEALKKELKKITT, from the coding sequence ATGAGTTTATTTAACGTGTATCCTTTATTCGATATCACACCTGTAAAGGCAGAAGATGTTTTTGTTTACGATGAAAACAATACCAAATATTTAGATTTATATGGTGGACATGCGGTGATTTCTATTGGACATTCGCATCCAAAATATGTGACTGCGATTTCTGATCAAGTCGCCAAATTAGGGTTTTATAGCAACTCGATTCAGAACCCGTTACAAGTGCAATTAGCGGACAAATTAGAGCAATTATCAGGTTGTAAAAACTACGAGTTGTTTCTATGTAATTCTGGTGCAGAAGCCAATGAGAATGCTTTGAAATTAGCATCATTCCATAACGGAAAGAAAAAAGTAGTTGCTTTTAAAAATGGCTTTCATGGTCGTACATCAGCAGCAGTTGCGGCAACAGATAATACGAAGATTATTGCGCCAATTAACGCACAACAAGAGGTTGAGATTCTAGAATTAGGAGACTTAGAAGGTGTAGAGAAAGCACTAGCTAAAAACGATGTTTGTGCAGTAATTATTGAGTGTATTCAAGGTGTTGGAGGGTTGGACGAAAGTACTGCTGCATTCTACGAAGCTTTGGATGAACTATGCAAAAAATACAATACGTGTTTTATTGCAGATGAGGTACAATCTGGTTTTGGAAGAACTGGCGATTTCTTCGCGTTTCAGAAATATAATGTGACTCCAGATATTATTTCGATTGCCAAAGGTATGGGAAATGGGTTTCCGATTGGTGGGATTTTAATTCATCCAAATATTAAAGCTTCTTTTGGTCTATTAGGAACCACTTTTGGCGGAAATCACTTAGCTTGTGTAGCTTCTTTGACGGTTTTAGAAGTTATTGAAGAAGAGCATTTGATGCAAAATGCTAAAGATATCTCAGCCTATTTTATTGAAAAAGCAAAAGGAATTTCGTCAATTAAAAATATAAAAGGACGTGGTTTAATGTTAGGATTGGAATTTGATTTTCCGATAGCTGAACTACGTAAAAAGCTAATTTTTGAACATAAGATATTTACAGGAAGTGCGAAGAATCCTAATTTATTACGAATTCTTCCGCCTTTAACCATCAAAAAAGAACATGTCGATTTGCTTTTTGAGGCTTTAAAAAAGGAATTAAAAAAGATAACAACTTAA
- the argH gene encoding argininosuccinate lyase: MKLWDKGISIDKKIEQFTVGNDREIDMHIAKYDVQASLAHAIMLESIGIISSEELQQLKNGLHAIAETIKNGTFVIEESFEDVHSKIEYELTKTLGDVGKKIHTARSRNDQVLVALQLYYKENLKEINAKTKIFFDTLLSLAETHKDALLPGYTHLQVAMPSSFGLWFSAYAEVLIDDVYLLNAALKTVDQNPLGSAAGYGSSFPIDRELTTKELKFSTLKYNVVAAQMSRGKSERTIALALGSVCNTLARFAMDICVYNSQNFGFIAFPDELTTGSSIMPHKKNPDVFELIRGKANKIQALHTEMVLITNNLPSGYHRDFQLLKENIIAAIEDVKDLLDIFNYAIQQVIVKDIDLNDAKYQYLFTVDNINTLVVGGMPFREAYQKIGDEVESGTYVPDTSKKHTHIGSIGNLCLDGISGKYPD; this comes from the coding sequence ATGAAACTCTGGGACAAAGGAATAAGTATCGATAAAAAAATAGAACAATTTACCGTAGGAAACGATAGAGAAATTGATATGCATATTGCAAAGTACGATGTGCAAGCATCTTTAGCGCATGCAATAATGTTGGAGTCTATTGGCATTATTTCTTCGGAAGAACTGCAACAGCTTAAAAATGGTTTACACGCTATTGCGGAAACTATAAAAAACGGAACCTTCGTTATTGAAGAATCCTTTGAAGATGTGCATTCTAAAATTGAATATGAACTGACTAAAACCTTAGGTGACGTCGGAAAGAAAATCCATACCGCACGATCTAGAAACGATCAAGTTTTAGTTGCGCTTCAATTGTACTACAAAGAGAATTTAAAAGAAATTAACGCGAAAACAAAAATCTTTTTCGATACGCTTTTAAGTTTAGCGGAAACGCATAAAGACGCTTTACTTCCTGGTTATACGCATTTACAAGTAGCTATGCCATCTTCCTTTGGATTGTGGTTTTCTGCTTATGCTGAGGTTTTAATAGATGATGTTTACTTGTTAAATGCAGCCTTGAAAACCGTAGATCAAAATCCGTTAGGTTCTGCAGCGGGTTACGGAAGTTCGTTTCCTATTGATAGAGAATTAACCACAAAAGAATTAAAGTTTTCAACTTTAAAATACAACGTTGTTGCTGCGCAAATGAGTAGAGGGAAAAGCGAACGTACTATTGCTTTAGCTTTAGGGAGCGTGTGTAATACTTTAGCGCGTTTTGCAATGGATATTTGCGTGTATAATAGTCAGAATTTTGGCTTTATTGCCTTTCCGGATGAGCTAACGACGGGAAGCAGTATTATGCCACATAAAAAGAATCCAGATGTGTTTGAATTAATTAGAGGAAAAGCCAATAAAATACAAGCTTTGCATACTGAAATGGTGTTAATTACTAATAATTTACCAAGTGGTTACCATAGAGATTTTCAGTTATTAAAGGAAAATATAATTGCAGCAATTGAAGATGTAAAAGACTTATTAGATATTTTTAATTACGCCATTCAGCAAGTCATTGTAAAAGACATTGATTTGAATGATGCTAAGTATCAATACTTATTTACGGTAGATAATATTAATACATTGGTTGTGGGAGGTATGCCTTTTAGAGAAGCGTATCAAAAAATTGGAGATGAAGTTGAAAGTGGAACTTATGTACCAGATACCTCTAAAAAACACACGCATATTGGTAGTATTGGTAATTTGTGTTTGGATGGGATTAGTGGGAAGTATCCAGATTAG
- the argC gene encoding N-acetyl-gamma-glutamyl-phosphate reductase: MKKIEIGIIGGAGYTAGELIRLLLNHPKANINFIYSTSNAGNKIYKVHQDLIGSTDLEFSSEIYSKVDVLFLCLGHGNSKAFLEKNTFSAETKIIDLSNDFRLTKDAIFEGKTFVYGLPELNKEAIEKANYIANPGCFASAIQLALLPLAKAEVLQNDVHVNAVTGATGAGTSLSATTHFTWRDNNFSHYKAFTHQHLGEINQSVKLLQSNFNSDINFMPNRGDFSRGIFATMYTKFKGSLEDAKALYNAFYKDAAFTVVSDDEIHLKQVVNTNKCILHLHKHEDKLLVTSIIDNLLKGASGQAVQNMNLMFGFDETEGLKLKATYF; the protein is encoded by the coding sequence ATGAAAAAAATAGAAATAGGAATTATTGGAGGAGCAGGTTATACAGCTGGAGAACTTATTAGATTGTTGTTAAATCATCCAAAAGCAAACATCAATTTTATTTACAGTACCTCTAATGCTGGAAATAAGATATATAAAGTACACCAAGATTTAATTGGTAGTACAGATTTGGAGTTTTCAAGTGAAATTTACTCAAAAGTAGACGTGTTGTTTTTGTGTTTAGGTCACGGAAATTCTAAAGCCTTTTTAGAGAAAAACACCTTTTCTGCTGAAACTAAAATCATCGATTTAAGTAATGATTTCAGATTAACTAAAGACGCCATTTTTGAAGGAAAAACGTTTGTTTATGGTTTGCCGGAATTAAATAAAGAAGCGATTGAAAAAGCGAATTACATTGCAAATCCAGGGTGTTTTGCATCTGCTATTCAGTTAGCATTATTGCCTTTAGCTAAAGCTGAAGTTTTGCAAAATGATGTACACGTTAATGCAGTTACAGGAGCAACAGGAGCAGGAACATCATTATCTGCAACTACTCATTTTACGTGGCGAGATAATAACTTTTCGCATTATAAGGCTTTTACACACCAACATTTAGGAGAGATTAATCAATCGGTGAAACTGTTGCAATCTAACTTTAATTCTGATATCAACTTTATGCCAAATCGTGGTGATTTTTCAAGAGGAATTTTCGCAACCATGTATACTAAGTTTAAAGGAAGCTTGGAAGATGCAAAAGCATTGTATAACGCATTTTATAAAGATGCTGCTTTTACTGTAGTTTCGGATGATGAGATTCATTTAAAACAAGTAGTAAATACCAATAAGTGTATTCTTCATTTACATAAACATGAAGACAAATTATTGGTGACAAGCATTATTGATAATTTATTGAAAGGCGCTTCCGGGCAAGCTGTTCAAAACATGAACTTAATGTTTGGTTTTGATGAAACAGAAGGATTAAAATTGAAAGCGACTTATTTTTAA
- the argB gene encoding acetylglutamate kinase, whose amino-acid sequence MKTLKIIKIGGNIIDDDDALQQFLKAFATIDGPKILVHGGGKLATKLTQQMQVGVKMIDGRRVTDQVTLDIITMVYAGKINKTIVAQLQAHNCNAIGFSGADGNTIVSDLRPSEPIDYGFAGDVVKVNTETLELLLNNNVSPVFCAITHDKNGQLLNTNADTIASELAIGFASIYNTELYYCFEKNGVLEDVDNDDSVIENINTKSYPSLIENGIIYEGMLPKLNNCFHAINHQVQKVCIGKSQMLFRKNNKHTTITK is encoded by the coding sequence ATGAAAACACTAAAAATCATAAAAATTGGAGGAAACATCATCGATGATGATGATGCCTTACAGCAATTCCTAAAAGCATTCGCGACTATAGATGGACCTAAAATTCTAGTGCATGGTGGTGGAAAATTAGCAACCAAATTAACGCAACAAATGCAAGTTGGGGTTAAAATGATTGATGGAAGACGAGTAACCGATCAAGTGACTTTAGATATTATTACAATGGTGTATGCTGGAAAAATCAATAAAACTATAGTAGCACAATTACAAGCCCACAATTGTAATGCTATTGGTTTTTCTGGAGCGGATGGCAACACGATAGTTTCAGATTTAAGACCATCAGAGCCTATCGATTATGGTTTTGCTGGCGATGTTGTAAAAGTAAATACAGAGACGTTAGAATTGCTTTTAAATAACAATGTGAGTCCTGTGTTTTGTGCGATTACACATGATAAAAACGGACAATTATTAAATACCAATGCAGATACGATTGCTTCCGAATTAGCAATTGGTTTTGCGTCTATTTATAACACGGAATTATATTACTGTTTTGAAAAAAACGGGGTTTTAGAAGATGTCGATAATGACGATTCTGTTATCGAAAATATCAACACAAAAAGCTACCCTTCACTAATCGAAAACGGAATTATTTATGAAGGCATGCTTCCAAAATTAAACAACTGTTTTCATGCGATAAACCATCAGGTACAAAAAGTTTGTATTGGTAAATCCCAAATGCTTTTCCGAAAAAATAATAAACACACAACCATTACCAAATGA
- a CDS encoding M20 family metallo-hydrolase: MIEKLTTRAIQLLKTLIETQSFSSEEDQTAAHIEQWFVQQDIPFKRTKHNVWATNKHFDDSKPTLLLNSHHDTVKPNNGYTKDPFKAIVEDGKLYGLGSNDAGGCLVSLLATFAYFYNRENLNFNLVIVASAEEESSGPDGLNSMLSVIPKVDVAIVGEPTLMNLAVAEKGLVVFDAIVKGTPSHAAHPNADNAIYNSISVLEWFKNYTFDKTSEALGEVKLTVTQINAGKQHNAVPADVKLVVDVRVNDKYSNQEIVDILQKEALCDSIIPRSIKLNSSSIPIDHPLVIAGIEIGRSTYGSPTLSDQAVLTCPSLKLGPGDSTRSHSADEFIYVNEIEEGIKIYIELLEKVL; encoded by the coding sequence ATGATAGAAAAACTAACAACAAGAGCAATTCAGCTGTTAAAAACACTCATTGAAACGCAGTCCTTTTCTTCGGAAGAAGATCAAACAGCCGCGCATATTGAGCAATGGTTTGTACAACAGGATATTCCTTTTAAAAGAACGAAACATAACGTTTGGGCAACGAATAAACATTTTGACGATAGCAAACCAACGCTATTGTTAAACTCGCATCACGATACGGTAAAACCAAATAATGGCTATACCAAAGATCCTTTTAAAGCGATTGTTGAGGATGGTAAATTATATGGTTTAGGTAGCAATGATGCTGGAGGTTGTTTGGTGAGTTTGCTGGCAACCTTTGCGTATTTTTATAACAGAGAAAACCTGAATTTTAATTTGGTGATTGTCGCTTCTGCGGAAGAAGAGAGTAGTGGTCCTGACGGATTGAATAGTATGCTGTCTGTGATTCCAAAAGTAGATGTCGCTATTGTTGGAGAACCTACCTTGATGAATTTGGCTGTTGCCGAAAAAGGTTTGGTGGTTTTTGATGCAATCGTAAAAGGAACCCCTAGTCATGCTGCACATCCAAATGCCGATAATGCGATTTATAATTCGATTTCGGTATTAGAATGGTTTAAAAATTACACCTTCGATAAAACCTCGGAAGCTTTAGGGGAAGTGAAATTAACGGTTACTCAAATTAACGCAGGAAAACAACATAATGCAGTTCCTGCAGATGTAAAACTGGTTGTGGATGTTCGTGTAAACGATAAATATTCCAACCAAGAGATTGTGGATATTTTACAAAAGGAAGCGCTTTGTGATAGTATTATTCCGAGAAGTATAAAATTAAATTCATCCTCTATTCCAATCGATCATCCATTGGTTATTGCAGGAATAGAAATAGGGAGAAGCACTTACGGTTCGCCAACCTTGTCGGATCAAGCGGTTTTAACTTGTCCGTCATTAAAATTAGGACCAGGAGATAGTACAAGATCGCATTCCGCTGACGAGTTTATTTACGTGAATGAGATTGAAGAAGGGATTAAAATATATATTGAATTATTAGAAAAAGTACTGTAG
- a CDS encoding GNAT family N-acetyltransferase yields the protein MEIVIADKSHSIYADIICNTIADAAQVRGTGIAKRKPEYIITKMENGNAVIALEGDKFAGFCYIEQWGHGKFVANSGLIVHPDFRNIGLAKQIKQKIFEHSRTKFPEAKVFSITTGLAVMKMNSDLGYKPVTFSELTDDQSFWNGCQTCKNFDVLTRTEQKMCLCTGMLYDPLKKEATKPVANNHDKKVWTRLKNIKQSMFLKKEKNEKSE from the coding sequence ATGGAAATTGTTATTGCTGATAAATCACATAGTATTTACGCAGATATTATTTGTAATACTATTGCTGATGCTGCTCAAGTTAGAGGAACTGGTATTGCAAAACGCAAGCCTGAATACATTATTACCAAAATGGAAAATGGTAATGCTGTTATTGCTTTAGAGGGCGATAAATTTGCAGGCTTTTGTTATATCGAACAATGGGGTCATGGCAAATTTGTAGCCAATTCTGGATTAATTGTACATCCAGATTTTAGAAACATTGGCTTAGCTAAGCAGATCAAACAGAAAATATTCGAGCATTCTAGAACCAAGTTTCCGGAGGCTAAAGTATTTAGTATTACTACGGGTTTAGCAGTTATGAAAATGAATAGTGATTTAGGTTATAAACCTGTTACGTTTTCAGAATTAACAGACGATCAATCCTTTTGGAATGGCTGTCAGACCTGTAAAAACTTTGATGTTTTGACAAGAACAGAGCAAAAAATGTGCTTATGTACAGGTATGTTGTATGATCCTTTGAAAAAGGAAGCAACAAAACCAGTAGCAAATAATCATGATAAAAAAGTATGGACCAGATTGAAAAATATTAAGCAATCCATGTTCCTTAAAAAAGAAAAGAATGAAAAAAGCGAATAA